A section of the Phaseolus vulgaris cultivar G19833 chromosome 8, P. vulgaris v2.0, whole genome shotgun sequence genome encodes:
- the LOC137825807 gene encoding protein ROOT INITIATION DEFECTIVE 3-like translates to MEVVLASSSVDGGIGCWDLHTGAEQLRYKSCLSPSHGLVSVGSRFIASSQLRETSATSGSVLFWSWSKPQVEVKSFPAEPIKPLASNHPGTFIVGGALSGDIYFWEVETGRLLKKWRAHFRAVTCMVFSEDDSLLISGSEDGTVRVWSLFMIFDDFRGQQANNLYEYSFSGHTLRVTDVVIGNGGCNAIIVSASEDRTCKVWSLSRGTLLRNIVFPSVIDSIALDPAEHVFYAGSRDGKIYIAALNAVSVATNNYGMHIIGSFSNHSKAVTCLAYGMSENLLISGSEDGMVRVWNARTRNIVRMFKHAKGPVNNIIVVRRENSSNHISSNVQTSSRKQGANLPPPLEKYANSIDEDSDMSTMVSLVGGSSSVVPQYISSQQISNYIKELQHQGLSAASEMETEKLKHDYQMSMQMTNQWKKMYENLNKFCVQELLDGSQATTLDENQN, encoded by the exons ATGGAGGTTGTTTTGGCGTCGTCGTCTGTTGACGGCGGAATAGGGTGCTGGGACCTTCACACCGGCGCGGAGCAGCTCCGCTACAAATCTTGCTTGTCCCCTTCTCACGGCCTTGTCTCCGTCGGTTCTCGCTTCATCGCCTCCTCTCAGCTTCGAGAAACTTCAGCAACATCTGGTTCTGTTCTCTTCTGGTCCTGGTCCAAG CCTCAAGTTGAAGTGAAGAGCTTTCCTGCTGAACCTATTAAGCCCCTTGCTTCTAATCACCCGGGAACCTTCATTGTTGGTGGAGCTTTGTCTGGTGATATTTACTTTTGGgaa GTTGAAACCGGTAGATTGCTTAAAAAGTGGCGTGCACATTTTAGGGCGGTTACTTGTATGGTTTTTTCTGAAGATGACTCGCTGTTGATATCTGGTTCTGAAGATGGAACCGTAAGAGTTTGGTCTCTCTTCAT GATATTCGATGATTTCAGAGGGCAGCAGGCAAATAATCTTTATGAGTATAGTTTTTCAGGACACACCCTGCGCGTGACTGATGTTGTTATTGGTAATGGAGGGTGCAATGCAATTATTGTGTCAGCTTCAGAGGATCGAACTTGCAAG GTATGGAGCTTATCTAGGGGAACACTACTAAGAAATATAGTATTCCCTTCAGTTATCGATTCCATTGCATTGGATCCAGCTGAGCACGTCTTTTATGCTGGCAGTAGAGATGGAAAGATATATATTGCTGCACTTAACGCTGTAAGCGTTGCTACTAATAATTATGGGATGCATATCATTGGCTCTTTTTCTAACCACAG CAAGGCAGTTACTTGCTTAGCATATGGCATGAGTGAGAATTTGTTAATATCCGGGTCAGAGGATGGAATGGTTCGTGTTTGGAATGCAAGAACTCGTAACATTGTCCGCATGTTCAAACATGCTAAAG GGCCTGTAAATAATATTATCGTTGTTAGACGAGAAAACTCTAGTAATCACATATCTTCTAATGTACAAACATCATCAAGAAAGCAAGGGGCTAATTTACCCCCTCCATTGGAAAAATATGCAAATTCAATAGATGAAGACTCAGATATGAGCACTATGGTCAGTCTTGTGGGTGGAAGCAGTTCTGTGGTTCCTCAATACATCAGTTCTCAACAGATATCTAATTACATTAAGGAACTTCAG CATCAAGGGTTATCTGCTGCTTCTGAAATGGAGACGGAGAAACTAAAACATGATTACCAAATGTCAATGCAAATGACTAACCAATGGAAGAAAATGTAtgaaaacttaaataaattttgtgtaCAAGAACTGTTGGATGGCAGTCAAGCTACAACCTTAGATGAAAATCAGAATTAA
- the LOC137823804 gene encoding uncharacterized protein, producing MGEINVQTQNEVITAISPRSTATQTPHKYKCPSIAPSQPMHEHADHTSVVEPTDLYLNNTCCRCQPPCSAVNNPMKRRSPPSSSVSGEPSAKKLFCDQEDLSLCGFSAVPVPLNLNSLVNKRRSFPVLRRCVSDPYRPPAPAPAPPTPAERGSGLPPLPPGLRRSVSDVSAPSPCLNSEETAAPDSVKLRRMKERLKEMRQWWDEVMKDEEEDEKEENCVAAEEDKVLPQDDLGGEDSEEEISVEWAEQCLSLRFRCPCGKGYEVLFSENNCYYKLL from the exons ATGGGTGAAATAAACGTTCAAACTCAGAACGAAGTCATCACTGCAATTTCTCCAAGATCAACGGCAACACAAACACCTCACAAGTACAAATGCCCCAGCATTGCACCGTCGCAACCAATGCACGAGCACGCTGATCACACGTCAGTGGTGGAGCCCACCGACCTCTACCTCAACAACACTTGCTGCCGCTGTCAGCCGCCATGCTCCGCCGTCAACAACCCCATGAAGCGCCGATCGCCTCCCTCATCCTCTGTCTCTGGGGAGCCCTCTGCCAAGAAACTCTTCTGCGACCAGGAGGACCTCTCCCTTTGCGGCTTCTCTGCCGTCCCCGTTCCCCTCAACCTCAACTCCCTCGTCAACAAGCGCCGCTCCTTCCCCGTCCTCCGCCGCTGCGTCTCCGACCCTTACCGCCCTCCGGCGCCTGCGCCGGCGCCTCCCACTCCTGCGGAGAGAGGCTCCGGGCTGCCGCCCCTGCCGCCGGGCCTCAGGAGGAGCGTCTCAGATGTCTCCGCGCCTTCGCCGTGTCTGAACTCCGAGGAGACCGCAGCTCCTGATTCAGTG AAACTGAGAAGGATGAAGGAGCGATTGAAAGAGATGAGGCAATGGTGGGATGAAGTTATGAaggatgaggaagaagatgaaaaagaagaaaactgTGTAGCTGCTGAAGAGGACAAAGTGCTGCCTCAG GATGATTTGGGAGGAGAAGATTCCGAAGAAGAGATTAGTGTTGAATGGGCTGAACAGTGCCTAAGCCTGAGATTTAGGTGTCCTTGTGGAAAAGGCTATGAAGTTCTTTTTTCAGAAAATAATTGTTACTACAAGTTGTTGTAA
- the LOC137823802 gene encoding F-box/kelch-repeat protein At3g23880-like isoform X2 — MNNQTLPLLPLEVIREILLRLPVKSLLRFKCVSKSWLSLISDPQFGISHYDLAATPTHRILMRSNDFYAQSIDANEPFIDREEGTLCLLRAVHLLLPPPSPPRIPDFFHFDDFRNQPQILGSCRGFILLYYERGDDLILWNPSIGVHKQLPHFQYDNITREFLYGFGYDPSKDDYLITIIPFSAENEAHVFSFKTASWNSLLVNVPYSDPGNCLAVRAGSLFNETLHWLVFSKEKNVAVILAFDLVQRSFSEISLLDHLTTEKCGVCGLRVVGGCLGVCYSVEGSATTEIWVMKEYKVHSSWAKFIVVPTCDFSPICITKDGGIFGSDMRSLEKYDDKGQLLEHRAYGVQEELFYCLNLQCAIYRESLLSLPTVIRNTSEEEHQQLIRKIRAAKLTRIYS; from the exons ATGAACAACCAGACTCTTCCTCTTCTCCCTCTGGAAGTGATCAGAGAAATTCTTCTGAGATTGCCGGTGAAATCCCTTTTGCGTTTCAAGTGTGTTTCAAAGTCATGGCTTTCTCTCATTTCCGATCCCCAATTTGGCATTTCGCATTACGACCTTGCTGCCACACCCACCCATCGAATCCTCATGAGATCAAACGATTTTTATGCTCAATCCATTGATGCAAACGAACCCTTTATAGATCGTGAAGAGGGTACGCTGTGTTTGCTTCGTGCTGTGCATCTCCTCCTTCCCCCTCCTTCTCCCCCACGAATTCCCGATTTTTTTCACTTCGATGATTTTCGCAATCAGCCTCAGATTTTGGGCTCATGCAGAGGCTTTATTCTCTTATACTACGAGAGGGGCGATGATCTCATCCTGTGGAATCCCTCAATTGGTGTTCATAAACAATTACCACACTTTCAATATGATAACATAACCCGTGAATTCCTCTATGGTTTTGGGTATGACCCATCTAAAGATGACTATTTGATTACCATTATTCCATTTTCTGCCGAAAACGAAGCCCACGTTTTCTCCTTCAAAACTGCTTCCTGGAACAGTCTCCTTGTCAATGTTCCATATTCAGATCCTGGCAATTGCCTTGCAGTCAGAGCTGGGTCACTCTTCAATGAGACCCTTCATTGGTTGGTTTTCTCCAAGGAGAAAAATGTTGCTGTCATTCTTGCCTTTGATCTGGTACAAAGGAGTTTTTCAGAGATTTCTCTGTTGGATCATTTAACTACGGAAAAATGTGGAGTATGTGGTTTGAGGGTAGTGGGAGGATGTCTCGGTGTGTGTTACTCGGTTGAAGGCAGTGCAACTACTGAAATATGGGTGATGAAAGAATACAAAGTGCACTCTTCTTGGGCTAAGTTCATTGTTGTACCTACTTGTGACTTTTCCCCCATATGCATCACCAAAGATGGTGGAATTTTTGGGTCTGATATGAGAAGTTTAGAGAAGTATGACGATAAAGGACAGCTGCTAGAGCATCGTGCATATGGTGTACAAGAAGAGTTGTTCTACTGTCTCAATCTACAGTGTGCTATTTATAGAGAGAGTTTACTGTCACTTCCTACTGTCATTAGGAATACAAGTGAAGAAGAGCATCAGCAACTGATAAGAAAAATCAGG GCCGCCAAATTGACAAGAATATATAGTTAG
- the LOC137823803 gene encoding formin-like protein 14: MSWFLVILFLSLTFGTTRSEGSYKRKLPSAVVVGTVYCDTCFQQDFSMGNHFISGASVAVECKDGYGTTKPRFRKEVKTDKHGEFKVQLPFSVSKHVKSIKGCTVKLINSSEPYCAVASAATSSSLRLKSRKQGLHIFSAGFFSFKPLKQPNLCNQKPSIQNMKGLDSVKTISYPKLDPSFPPPLQDPKTPGGLLPPLPGLPDLPPLLPPLPLLPPISGISLSPPAPAGSTNNSPKVQPLDQKIAHPSSLTFPPNPLFPSPTVPNPFQPPSLNPNPLQPPETSPTVPNPFQPPSSGTSPPLFPFPTVPGLTPSPSPPAFPLPFPPLFPPPSTLDTSSTFSKNASP; encoded by the exons ATGTCTTGGTTCCTTGTAATACTATTTCTCAGTCTCACATTTGGTACAACTCGTTCTGAGGGTAGCTATAAAAGGAAGCTTCCCTCTGCTGTTGTGGTTGGCACTGTTTACTGTGATACATGCTTCCAACAGGATTTCTCCATGGGCAACCACTTCATTTCAG GTGCATCAGTTGCTGTAGAATGCAAAGATGGATATGGGACCACAAAGCCAAGGTTCAGGAAAGAAGTGAAGACAGATAAGCATGGGGAGTTCAAGGTACAGTTACCTTTCTCAGTGAGCAAACATGTGAAGAGCATCAAGGGATGCACTGTGAAGTTAATAAATAGCAGTGAGCCTTATTGTGCTGTGGCCTCTGCAGCAACCTCTTCCTCACTGCGCCTCAAGTCCAGAAAGCAAGGACTGCACATATTCTCAGCTGGCTTTTTCTCATTCAAGCCTCTTAAACAACCAAATCTTTGCAACCAAAAACCAAGCATTCAAAACATGAAAGGCCTTGATTCTGTGAAAACTATATCTTATCCAAAATTAGATCCATCATTTCCCCCTCCACTTCAGGACCCAAAGACACCTGGTGGTCTCCTTCCTCCCCTTCCTGGTTTACCTGATCTTCCACCATTGTTGCCACCACTCCCTCTTTTGCCACCCATTTCAGGAATATCACTGTCACCACCAGCACCTGCAGGAAGTACCAATAACTCCCCAAAGGTTCAACCTTTGGATCAGAAAATAGCTCACCCCAGTAGCCTCACATTTCCTCCTAACCCATTGTTTCCCTCACCTACTGTACCCAATCCATTTCAGCCACCATCTCTGAATCCTAACCCATTACAGCCCCCAGAAACATCACCAACTGTTCCCAACCCATTTCAGCCTCCCTCATCAGGAACATCACCACCACTGTTTCCTTTCCCAACAGTACCAGGTTTAACTCCATCCCCATCACCACCAGCTTTTCCCCTTCCTTTTCCCCCACTATTCCCTCCACCTAGCACCCTTGACACATCTTCCACTTTTTCAAAGAATGCCTCTCCTTAA
- the LOC137823488 gene encoding F-box/kelch-repeat protein At3g23880-like codes for MENHTLPLELAREILLRLPVRSVLRCKCVCKSWHSLISTPQFGISHYDLAASPSHRVLIKSKDFLVQSIDIDARLFKQSSAVHFLCLPPPPPRPSDDFHYKYELLGSCRGLVFLCYQGDLILWNPSMGVHKRFPNFECDLTDTILYAFGYDTSTANYCLVLVGLEESENIESQSYERKAEILIFSFKTALYVPSKSISFPYKCMGENFSAGALFSGAIHWLVLTEDENVPVIIAFDMIQKSLLDIPLFDHFTMGKYEVHSFGVMGECLSVCCKVQGCGSAEIWMMKEYNVQSSWTKCVVIPINDFLNDHFWPVCITKDGQIFGSNIGGRLEKRNHKGELLEFLKYGGGGELYYLNLRSALYRESLLFPSSEDDQQ; via the coding sequence ATGGAAAACCACACTCTTCCTCTGGAGTTGGCAAGAGAAATTCTTCTGAGATTGCCAGTGAGATCTGTGTTGCGTTGTAAGTGTGTATGCAAGTCATGGCATTCTCTCATTTCCACTCCTCAATTTGGCATTTCCCACTATGACTTGGCTGCTTCACCCTCCCATAGAGTTCTTATCAAATCAAAGGACTTTCTTGTTCAATCCATTGATATAGACGCACGGCTTTTCAAACAATCCAGTGCAGTGCATTTCCTTTGCCtccctccaccaccaccacGCCCTAGTGATGATTTTCATTACAAATATGAGCTTCTGGGTTCATGCAGAGGACTAGTATTTTTATGCTACCAGGGAGATCTCATTCTTTGGAACCCATCAATGGGTGTCCATAAACGATTCCCAAACTTTGAATGTGACTTGACCGATACAATTCTGTATGCTTTTGGGTATGACACATCAACAGCTAACTACTGTTTAGTTCTTGTTGGATTAGAGGAGTCTGAAAACATTGAGTCTCAAAGTTATGAGAGGAAAGCTGAAATCCTGATTTTCTCTTTCAAAACTGCTTTGTATGTTCCATCTAAGAGCATTTCTTTTCCATACAAATGCATGGGAGAGAATTTCAGTGCTGGGGCACTGTTCAGTGGGGCTATTCATTGGTTGGTTCTCACTGAGGATGAAAATGTCCCTGTGATTATAGCCTTTGATATGATACAAAAGAGTTTGTTAGATATTCCTCTGTTTGACCATTTCACTATGGGAAAATATGAAGTTCATAGTTTTGGGGTAATGGGAGAATGCCTCAGTGTGTGCTGCAAGGTCCAAGGGTGTGGAAGTGCAGAAATATGGATGATGAAAGAATATAACGTGCAGTCATCTTGGACCAAGTGTGTGGTTATACCCATTAATGACTTTCTCAACGACCACTTTTGGCCTGTATGCATCACTAAAGATGGTCaaatttttggatcaaacattGGAGGAAGATTAGAGAAACGTAATCATAAAGGAGAGCTCCTTGAATTTCTCAAATATGGTGGAGGTGGAGAGTTGTACTATTTGAATCTAAGGTCTGCTCTGTATAGGGAGAGTCTACTGTTCCCAAGTAGTGAAGATGATCAGCAGTAA
- the LOC137823802 gene encoding UDP-glycosyltransferase 73C3-like isoform X1, with protein sequence MAMDSTALRHLHFVFIPLMAPGHLLPMVDMAKLMAQRQVKVSIVTTPLNSIQFQAGIDKEIRSGSSIQILNVQFPCEEVGLPEGCESLDTLPSMDLLNNFSIALDLLQQPLEELLEKQRPFPSCIIVDKYFLCVAEVANKLNVPIIIFDGTSCFCLLCTHNLQKDKVYEAVSAEEKFLIPRIPHRIELKKSQLPGIFNPGSDLTLKARREKVMEVAEKSYGIVVNSFEELEAEYVKEYQRFSGHKVWCVGPVSLSNRDDIDKSLRSRRNLSYGNEYVKWLDSWSPRSVIYVCLGSLNRAIPEQLIELGRGLEATKRPFIWVLRGAYGREEMEKWLLEDGFEERVKGRGLLIKGWAPQVLILSHTAIGVFVTHCGWNSTLEGICAGVPLVTFPLFAEQFLNEQLVVQVMKTGVSAGAESVVHLGEEHKSMVQVTRENVKDSIENVMGEGQEKKEIRERARKYADMARKAMEQGGSSYRNMSLLIDHIVHVKGLHN encoded by the coding sequence ATGGCAATGGATTCAACGGCCCTTAGGCACCTCCACTTTGTTTTCATCCCCTTAATGGCCCCAGGTCATCTTCTCCCCATGGTAGACATGGCCAAATTGATGGCACAACGCCAAGTGAAAGTGAGCATAGTGACCACACCCCTCAATTCCATCCAATTCCAAGCAGGCATAGACAAAGAGATTCGATCTGGGTCATCCATTCAAATTCTAAATGTTCAATTTCCATGTGAGGAAGTTGGACTACCAGAGGGATGTGAGAGCTTAGACACTTTGCCTTCAATGGATCTACTAAACAACTTCAGCATCGCTTTAGACTTGTTGCAGCAGCCACTGGAAGAGCTACTTGAAAAGCAAAGACCCTTCCCAAGCTGCATAATTGTCGACAAATATTTCTTGTGTGTGGCTGAAGTTGCAAACAAGTTGAATGTcccaataataatatttgacgGAACCAGTTGTTTCTGTCTCCTATGCACCCACAATTTACAAAAGGATAAAGTCTATGAAGCTGTGTCAGCTGAAGAGAAATTTCTTATCCCCAGAATTCCCCATAGAATTGAATTGAAAAAATCTCAACTCCCTGGGATATTCAATCCCGGGTCAGACCTGACGTTGAAGGCTCGACGTGAGAAAGTAATGGAAGTTGCAGAAAAATCATATGGGATAGTGGTTAATAGTTTTGAGGAGTTGGAAGCAGAATATGTGAAAGAGTATCAAAGATTTTCGGGTCATAAAGTATGGTGTGTTGGCCCTGTGTCATTGTCCAATAGGGATGATATTGACAAGTCTCTAAGAAGTAGGAGAAACTTAAGTTATGGGAATGAATATGTGAAGTGGCTAGATTCATGGTCTCCGAGGTCAGTGATTTATGTCTGCCTTGGTAGCTTAAACCGTGCAATACCAGAGCAGTTGATAGAGCTCGGGAGAGGTTTGGAAGCGACTAAAAGGCCATTCATTTGGGTGCTTAGAGGCGCATATGGAAGAGAGGAGATGGAGAAGTGGCTGTTGGAAGATGGGTTTGAAGAAAGGGTGAAAGGGAGAGGGCTTTTGATCAAGGGTTGGGCGCCACAAGTGTTGATCTTATCACATACAGCAATAGGAGTGTTCGTGACACATTGTGGATGGAATTCCACACTAGAAGGGATTTGTGCTGGCGTGCCATTAGTAACTTTTCCTCTGTTTGCTGAGCAGTTCCTCAATGAGCAACTTGTTGTACAAGTGATGAAGACTGGGGTGAGTGCAGGAGCTGAATCTGTTGTGCACTTGGGGGAGGAACATAAGTCTATGGTTCAGGTGACCAGGGAAAATGTAAAGGATTCTATTGAGAATGTAATGGGTGAAGgccaagaaaaaaaagagataagGGAAAGGGCTAGAAAGTATGCAGACATGGCAAGGAAAGCAATGGAACAAGGTGGCTCTTCTTACCGCAACATGTCCCTACTCATTGATCACATTGTGCATGTCAAAGGGTTGCACAACTAA
- the LOC137826268 gene encoding pentatricopeptide repeat-containing protein CRR2, chloroplastic, which yields MWVLQIPQIVRHTPSQTHLCYNSRVYSRLPVTFASLNPSTNPINGIKTDNNQLIQSLCKGGSLKQAIHLLLYETNPTQQTFEHLIYSCAQQNSLSDGLHIHRHLTNRGFDQDPFLATKLINMYYELGSIDRARKVFDETLERTIYVWNALFRALAMVGRGEELLDLYAQMNSTGVPSDRFTYTYVLKACVVSELSVCPLWKGKEIHAHILRHGYEANVHVMTTLLDVYARFGSVSDANSVFCAMPAKNFVSWSAMIACFAKNDMPMKALELFQLMMLEAGDSVPNSVTMVSVLQACGGLAALEQGKLIHGYILRRGLDSILPVLSALITMYGRCGEISMGQRVFDSMKNRDVISWNSLISIYGMHGFGKKAIQIFENMIHQGVSPSYISFITVLGACGHAGLVEEGKILFESMPSKYRIDPGMEHYACVVDLLGRANRLDEAIKLIEDMHFEPGPTVWGSLLGSCRIHCNVELAERASAMLFELEPKNAGNYVLLADTYAEAKMWSESRSVMKLLEARGLQKLPGCSWIEVKRKVYSFVSVDEHNPQIEEVQALIVKLSTEMKEQGYVPHTNVVLYDLDEEEKEKIVLGHSEKLAVAFGLINTAKGETIRIRKNLRLCEDCHAVTKFISKFANREILVRDVNRFHHFRDGVCSCGDYW from the coding sequence ATGTGGGTGCTTCAGATTCCCCAAATTGTCAGACATACACCATCTCAAACCCACCTCTGCTACAATTCCCGTGTCTATTCAAGACTTCCGGTCACTTTTGCTTCATTGAACCCTTCAACAAACCCCATCAATGGCATAAAGACCGATAACAACCAACTGATACAGTCATTGTGCAAAGGTGGGAGCCTTAAGCAGGCTATTCATCTCCTGCTGTATGAGACTAATCCAACTCAGCAGACTTTTGAGCATTTAATCTATTCATGTGCCCAGCAGAACTCGCTCTCCGATGGCCTCCACATTCATCGCCATCTTACCAACAGGGGTTTTGACCAAGACCCGTTTTTGGCTACTAAACTTATCAATATGTACTATGAGCTCGGCTCCATTGATCGTGCTcgcaaggtgtttgatgaaacgcTGGAAAGAACCATATATGTCTGGAATGCACTCTTCCGAGCACTGGCAATGGTGGGTCGTGGTGAGGAGCTGCTGGATTTGTATGCCCAGATGAATTCCACTGGGGTCCCTTCGGATAGGTTCACGTATACGTATGTGCTCAAGGCTTGCGTTGTTTCAGAGCTGTCGGTCTGCCCTCTCTGGAAGGGCAAGGAGATTCATGCCCATATTCTACGACATGGCTATGAAGCAAATGTTCATGTTATGACGACTCTGTTAGATGTGTATGCTAGGTTTGGCAGTGTGTCTGATGCAAATTCCGTGTTTTGTGCAATGCCTGCCAAGAATTTTGTCTCGTGGAGCGCTATGATTGCATGTTTTGCAAAGAATGATATGCCTATGAAAGCACTGGAACTGTTTCAGTTAATGATGCTTGAGGCTGGTGATTCAGTTCCAAATTCAGTTACAATGGTTAGTGTGCTTCAAGCTTGCGGAGGCCTTGCTGCATTAGAACAAGGGAAGTTGATTCATGGTTATATCCTCAGACGGGGTCTTGATTCTATACTGCCAGTTCTTAGTGCGCTTATTACAATGTATGGAAGATGTGGTGAGATTTCGATGGGACAGAGGGTGTTTGATAGCATGAAGAATCGTGATGTTATTTCTTGGAATTCTTTGATTTCTATTTACGGTATGCATGGTTTTGGAAAGAAAGCGATCCAAATTTTTGAAAACATGATCCACCAAGGAGTTTCACCGAGTTATATATCATTCATTACTGTTCTGGGTGCTTGCGGTCATGCGGGCCTTGTTGAGGAAGGAAAGATTTTATTTGAATCCATGCCTAGTAAGTACAGGATCGATCCTGGTATGGAGCATTATGCTTGTGTGGTGGATCTTCTTGGACGAGCTAACAGGTTAGATGAAGCAATCAAACTAATAGAAGATATGCATTTTGAACCCGGACCCACAGTTTGGGGTTCCCTTCTTGGGTCTTGTAGGATTCACTGTAATGTTGAACTTGCGGAGAGAGCAAGTGCTATGCTTTTTGAGTTGGAGCCTAAGAATGCTGGAAATTATGTGCTTTTAGCCGATACTTATGCAGAAGCTAAGATGTGGAGTGAATCAAGGAGTGTAATGAAGCTACTGGAAGCTCGTGGCCTTCAAAAGCTTCCAGGTTGCAGCTGGATTGAAGTGAAAAGGAAGGTGTACTCGTTTGTCTCCGTTGACGAGCACAACCCACAAATTGAAGAGGTTCAGGCTTTGATAGTGAAGTTGTCAACTGAGATGAAAGAGCAGGGTTATGTCCCACATACAAATGTTGTTCTCTATGATCTTGATGAAGAAGAGAAGGAAAAAATTGTATTGGGACACAGCGAGAAGCTTGCAGTTGCATTTGGACTCATTAATACTGCAAAAGGCGAAACCATAAGGATCAGAAAAAACTTGAGATTGTGTGAAGACTGTCATGCTgttacaaaatttatttcaaaatttgctAATAGAGAGATTCTTGTTAGAGATGTGAATCGCTTCCATCATTTTAGAGATGGAGTTTGTTCCTGTGGTGACTATTGGTAG